Proteins encoded in a region of the Mycolicibacterium neoaurum genome:
- a CDS encoding CoA-acylating methylmalonate-semialdehyde dehydrogenase, whose product MTQTASRPTAISHWLNNELFQGTSGQTAPVTNPASGAVTGHVALASVEDSRTVIDAAAAAFPAWRDTSLAKRTQILFAFRELLNARKGELAEIITSEHGKVVSDALGEVARGQEVVEFACGIPHLLKGGYTENASTNVDVHNILQPLGPVAIISPFNFPAMVPMWFFPIAIAAGNTVVLKPSEKDPSASLWLAQLWKEAGLPDGVFNVLQGDKTAVDELLTNPAIKAVSFVGSTPIAQYVYATATAAGKRVQALGGAKNHAVILPDADLDLAADAMVNAGFGSAGERCMAISAAVAVGPIADDLVAKITERTTGLKIGDGTRNTDMGPLVTKAHRDKVASYIDAGEADGAKVVVDGRNVQADGGADGFWLGPTLLDNVTPDMSVYTDEIFGPVLSVLRVDTYDQALQLINTNPYGNGTAIFTNDGGAARRFQNEVEVGMVGINVPIPVPMAYYSFGGWKASLFGDSHAHGTEGVHFYTRTKAITTRWLDPSHGGINLGFPENG is encoded by the coding sequence GTGACTCAGACCGCATCTCGGCCCACGGCCATCAGCCACTGGCTGAACAACGAACTGTTTCAAGGCACCTCGGGGCAGACCGCGCCCGTGACGAACCCGGCGTCGGGTGCGGTGACCGGTCATGTCGCCCTGGCCTCGGTCGAGGACTCCCGCACGGTCATCGACGCCGCCGCCGCCGCGTTCCCCGCCTGGCGCGACACCTCCTTGGCCAAACGCACCCAAATCCTGTTCGCCTTTCGCGAACTACTCAACGCCCGCAAAGGCGAACTCGCCGAAATCATCACCAGCGAGCACGGCAAAGTCGTCTCCGACGCCCTCGGCGAAGTCGCCCGCGGCCAAGAAGTCGTCGAATTCGCTTGCGGCATCCCCCACCTCTTGAAGGGCGGCTACACCGAAAACGCCTCCACCAACGTCGACGTCCACAACATCCTGCAGCCGTTGGGCCCGGTCGCCATCATCTCCCCGTTCAACTTCCCCGCCATGGTCCCGATGTGGTTCTTCCCCATCGCCATTGCCGCCGGCAACACCGTCGTACTCAAACCGTCGGAGAAAGACCCATCGGCCTCCCTGTGGCTGGCCCAACTGTGGAAAGAAGCCGGGCTGCCCGACGGCGTGTTCAACGTCCTCCAAGGCGACAAAACCGCCGTCGACGAACTACTCACCAACCCCGCCATCAAGGCGGTGTCCTTCGTCGGCTCCACCCCCATCGCGCAATACGTCTACGCCACCGCCACCGCAGCCGGCAAACGCGTCCAAGCCCTCGGCGGAGCCAAAAACCACGCCGTCATCCTGCCCGACGCCGACCTCGATCTGGCCGCCGACGCCATGGTCAACGCCGGCTTCGGCTCCGCAGGCGAACGCTGCATGGCCATCTCGGCCGCCGTGGCCGTCGGCCCCATCGCCGACGACCTCGTCGCCAAAATCACCGAACGCACCACCGGATTGAAAATCGGCGACGGCACCCGCAACACCGACATGGGCCCACTCGTGACCAAAGCCCACCGCGACAAAGTCGCCTCCTATATCGACGCCGGCGAAGCCGACGGCGCCAAGGTCGTCGTCGACGGCCGCAATGTCCAAGCCGACGGTGGTGCCGATGGTTTCTGGTTGGGCCCCACCCTGCTCGACAACGTCACCCCCGACATGAGCGTCTACACCGACGAAATCTTCGGCCCCGTCCTGTCGGTACTGCGCGTGGACACCTACGACCAAGCCCTGCAACTGATCAACACCAACCCCTACGGCAACGGCACCGCCATCTTCACCAACGACGGCGGCGCCGCCCGACGCTTCCAAAACGAGGTCGAGGTCGGCATGGTCGGCATCAACGTCCCCATCCCCGTCCCCATGGCCTACTACAGCTTCGGCGGCTGGAAAGCCTCCCTCTTCGGCGACTCCCACGCCCACGGCACCGAAGGCGTCCACTTCTACACGCGCACCAAAGCCATCACCACCCGCTGGCTGGACCCCTCCCACGGCGGTATCAACCTCGGCTTCCCCGAGAACGGATAA
- a CDS encoding LysR family transcriptional regulator, whose amino-acid sequence MLSADNLRYFLEVARAGRLSDASRVLEVDHTTVGRRITALERSVGERLFDRAPSGWRLTEAGKRMMPRAEAVESAVMAAYDVQGATPDVLTGSIRITSTDGFGAFIIAPHLVELKAAHPRLSVELVTATVHNAVSERHFDVAVTLERPTSRAVRSEVLCHYDLGLYATAEYLETHPPIAKVSDLRAHTLIWYVNALMDVEPLRILDELPHVQNVDAQISNITGHWLAARSGLGVAPLPAYIANGDERLIRVLPDAFSVRRLYWLVVPRELERLERVRTVCAFLRDTVQAHPDLSLGKRRT is encoded by the coding sequence ATGCTCAGCGCGGACAATCTTCGCTACTTCCTCGAGGTGGCGCGGGCCGGTCGGCTGAGTGACGCCTCCCGGGTATTGGAGGTCGACCACACCACCGTGGGGCGTCGGATCACCGCGCTCGAGCGGTCGGTGGGTGAGCGGCTCTTCGACCGAGCCCCCAGTGGGTGGCGACTCACCGAGGCGGGCAAGCGGATGATGCCTCGCGCGGAGGCGGTCGAATCGGCGGTAATGGCCGCCTACGATGTCCAAGGTGCGACGCCGGATGTCTTGACCGGGTCGATTCGCATCACGTCCACAGACGGTTTCGGCGCGTTCATCATCGCGCCGCACCTCGTGGAGTTGAAAGCCGCGCACCCGCGTCTGAGCGTGGAGCTGGTCACGGCGACCGTGCACAATGCGGTATCCGAGCGGCATTTCGACGTCGCCGTGACCCTGGAACGGCCCACCTCCCGTGCGGTCCGCTCGGAGGTGCTGTGCCATTACGACCTGGGTCTCTACGCGACCGCGGAGTACCTGGAAACCCACCCGCCCATCGCGAAAGTGTCGGATCTGCGCGCGCACACCCTGATCTGGTACGTCAATGCATTGATGGACGTGGAGCCGCTGAGAATTCTCGACGAGCTGCCCCATGTCCAGAACGTCGACGCGCAGATATCCAACATCACCGGCCACTGGCTGGCGGCGCGAAGCGGGCTCGGGGTCGCGCCGTTGCCCGCTTATATCGCCAACGGTGATGAACGCCTGATCCGGGTGCTGCCCGATGCCTTCAGTGTTCGCAGGCTGTACTGGTTGGTGGTTCCGCGGGAGCTCGAGCGTCTTGAGCGGGTGCGCACCGTTTGTGCATTCCTGCGCGACACTGTGCAGGCGCATCCCGACCTGAGTCTGGGCAAGCGCCGGACCTAA
- a CDS encoding purine-cytosine permease family protein, with protein sequence MSLRSYFHGPATSLDDQVESYATTRVPDSQRWRRPAILLVLTGNVTAMFWFALGGQMGFLVGWPGVLVPIAYMVIGATVVGALVMRIASQQGLSLPLLSRGLGFGARGSAIASFVYAVNYVFYFIFEGSIVSHGLSEILGISIDSAAASVVFAIVALIALYYSWRGMHSMNVLQRFGMPIFLILFVIGMVMLANGYVLAGPGEWVVEDGVTATAMWQALSLANGQVVFQALIATDYGRFVKRSVSYVGTGGVMLVELLMISVVMVLGVFLGFTMIEYFDGERSARELAATDPGLIFAVVMGVLGVIFAILTQVRINVMNLYSGSLALSNAWDVLSPKRVGRQWWMVLLVVLGIALYPINVLQYTDKFLAVTGIMTNTWIFILLSDYFICRKLLKLAPSTLVEYREGRVKNWNYCGMTALATGIAVGALGVAGVYPLYYASFAAMLVGPIVYVPLTILSKGSQYGLPAADAEDPMADERSSTTVDATE encoded by the coding sequence TTGAGTTTGAGAAGTTACTTCCACGGTCCGGCCACCAGTCTGGACGACCAGGTGGAGAGTTACGCAACCACCCGGGTGCCGGACAGCCAGCGCTGGCGCCGACCCGCCATCCTGCTCGTACTCACCGGCAATGTGACCGCCATGTTCTGGTTTGCCCTCGGCGGTCAGATGGGATTCCTGGTCGGATGGCCGGGGGTGCTCGTCCCGATCGCCTATATGGTCATCGGTGCGACCGTGGTCGGCGCCCTGGTCATGCGGATCGCCAGCCAGCAGGGCCTCTCCCTGCCGCTGCTGTCCCGGGGATTGGGGTTCGGTGCACGCGGTTCTGCCATCGCCTCCTTCGTCTACGCCGTCAACTACGTCTTCTACTTCATCTTCGAGGGCAGCATCGTCTCCCACGGACTCAGCGAGATCCTCGGGATTTCCATCGATTCCGCAGCGGCCAGCGTGGTGTTCGCAATCGTCGCGTTGATCGCGCTGTATTACTCCTGGCGAGGCATGCATTCGATGAATGTCCTGCAGCGCTTCGGCATGCCGATATTCCTGATCCTCTTCGTGATCGGCATGGTGATGCTGGCCAACGGCTATGTACTCGCTGGACCGGGTGAATGGGTCGTCGAAGACGGTGTGACGGCGACCGCGATGTGGCAGGCCCTGAGCCTTGCCAACGGCCAAGTGGTGTTCCAGGCGCTCATCGCCACCGACTACGGACGTTTCGTCAAACGTTCGGTGTCCTATGTGGGCACCGGTGGGGTGATGCTGGTCGAGCTGTTGATGATTTCGGTCGTCATGGTGCTCGGCGTCTTCCTCGGGTTCACGATGATCGAGTACTTCGACGGAGAGCGCTCCGCCCGTGAGCTGGCTGCCACCGATCCCGGTTTGATCTTCGCAGTCGTGATGGGTGTGCTCGGCGTCATCTTCGCCATCCTGACCCAGGTTCGGATCAACGTCATGAACCTTTACTCAGGATCGTTGGCCCTGTCCAATGCCTGGGATGTGCTCTCGCCGAAGCGTGTCGGCCGGCAGTGGTGGATGGTGCTGCTGGTGGTGCTCGGGATCGCGCTGTACCCGATCAACGTGCTGCAGTACACCGACAAATTCCTCGCGGTCACCGGCATCATGACCAATACCTGGATCTTCATCCTGCTCAGCGACTACTTCATCTGTCGCAAGCTTCTCAAGCTCGCCCCCAGCACGCTGGTCGAGTACCGCGAGGGTAGGGTCAAGAACTGGAATTACTGTGGAATGACCGCTCTAGCAACCGGTATCGCGGTCGGCGCACTCGGAGTGGCAGGTGTGTACCCGTTGTACTACGCATCGTTCGCCGCAATGTTGGTAGGTCCCATCGTGTACGTCCCGCTGACTATCCTGAGCAAGGGCTCCCAATACGGGCTGCCGGCCGCCGATGCCGAGGATCCCATGGCCGACGAGCGCAGCTCGACGACTGTCGATGCCACCGAGTGA
- a CDS encoding amidase, with product MTDTHTDTGSADTAELHYREISELVPLLASGEISSAQLTEMTLERIGAVDQRLGSFAFVAADEARVRAQESDQRREAGASRGPLDGIPLAIKDIYDKSGWRTEAGMALRAGQVADDTATVVTRLEDAGAVIVGKVHTTEGVYTEHTPPFRAPLNPWDPNRWVGVSSSGSGVAPVAGLCYGALGSDTGGSIRMPSASNGATGLKPTWGRVSRAGVVELAATLDHVGPICRSARDAGLILGAIAGADPRDPTASLQPVPEFGTEMPTSLRGVRIGVDPSWSYRDVSADVEQAHRAAEEMLRDLGAELVHTDLPDPTQAITDWFGVCAVQTARSHQSTFPAHRDTYGPALRELIERGIAMSGIEYDELLQRRLIFKGEMEAALAPLDGVLIPAMSFIAPPVEKMIRMDEETTAGVHRFTVPFTLSQLPTITFPGGFTTTEAGLPFPVGLQMVGSAFTERRLVDIVGAFQAATPWNKRHPHL from the coding sequence ATGACCGATACCCACACCGATACCGGGTCCGCCGACACGGCGGAGCTGCACTACCGGGAGATCAGCGAACTGGTACCGCTGCTGGCGAGCGGAGAGATCAGCTCTGCGCAGTTGACCGAGATGACGCTGGAGCGCATCGGCGCCGTCGACCAGCGCCTGGGATCTTTTGCCTTCGTCGCCGCCGATGAGGCGCGAGTGCGCGCTCAGGAGTCCGACCAGCGTCGCGAGGCCGGTGCCTCGCGCGGTCCGCTGGACGGGATTCCATTGGCCATCAAGGACATCTATGACAAGTCCGGGTGGCGAACCGAGGCGGGCATGGCGTTGCGTGCCGGTCAGGTGGCCGATGACACGGCGACGGTGGTCACCAGGCTGGAAGATGCCGGTGCGGTCATCGTGGGCAAGGTGCATACCACCGAGGGCGTGTACACCGAGCACACACCACCCTTTCGGGCGCCGCTGAATCCATGGGATCCCAACCGCTGGGTGGGGGTGTCCTCGAGCGGCAGCGGGGTCGCCCCGGTTGCCGGGTTGTGCTATGGCGCACTGGGTTCGGACACCGGTGGATCCATTCGCATGCCGTCGGCCTCCAACGGTGCAACCGGTCTGAAGCCCACCTGGGGACGGGTCAGCCGCGCCGGTGTCGTCGAGCTGGCGGCCACCCTCGACCATGTCGGTCCGATCTGTCGATCCGCCAGGGATGCCGGGTTGATCCTCGGGGCGATCGCCGGGGCCGATCCGCGCGACCCCACCGCCTCGCTGCAGCCGGTCCCGGAGTTCGGTACGGAGATGCCGACATCGTTGCGGGGTGTCCGGATCGGCGTCGATCCGTCGTGGAGCTACCGAGACGTCAGTGCCGATGTGGAACAGGCGCATCGGGCTGCCGAAGAGATGTTGCGGGATCTGGGTGCGGAGCTGGTGCACACCGATCTGCCCGATCCCACGCAGGCCATCACCGACTGGTTCGGGGTCTGTGCGGTGCAGACCGCCCGGTCACACCAGAGCACGTTCCCCGCGCACCGGGACACCTATGGACCGGCACTGCGCGAGCTGATCGAGCGTGGCATCGCCATGTCCGGTATCGAATACGACGAGCTCCTGCAGCGACGCCTGATCTTCAAGGGAGAGATGGAAGCCGCGTTGGCGCCTCTGGACGGTGTGCTCATTCCGGCCATGTCGTTCATCGCGCCGCCTGTGGAGAAGATGATCCGGATGGACGAAGAGACCACCGCCGGGGTGCACCGCTTCACCGTGCCGTTCACGCTCTCGCAACTGCCCACCATCACCTTCCCCGGCGGATTCACCACCACGGAGGCCGGTCTGCCGTTCCCGGTCGGCCTGCAGATGGTCGGCAGCGCGTTCACCGAGCGTCGCCTCGTCGATATCGTCGGCGCCTTCCAGGCCGCGACGCCGTGGAACAAGCGGCATCCGCACTTGTGA
- a CDS encoding alpha/beta fold hydrolase yields MAETRFVEIHGVRQAVVDQGDGDEVLLLIHGMAGSAETWRAILPQLAKKYRVIAPDLLGHGQSSKPRTDYSLGAFAVGLRDLLDELGVGSATVVGHSLGGGVAMQFLYQHPEYCRRLVLIGSGGLGPDVGWILRLLAAPGAELMMPVIAPPPVLRAGNAVRSWLTSVGLRSPRGAEIWNAYSSFADSETREAFLRTLRSVVDYRGQSVSALNRLNLREELPVLAIWGEDDNIIPVDHAYSALQARPDCRLEILPGIGHFAQVEAPFEVIELIDEFISTTEPDDPARN; encoded by the coding sequence ATGGCGGAGACACGATTCGTCGAGATTCACGGGGTGCGGCAGGCGGTCGTCGACCAGGGTGACGGTGACGAGGTTCTGCTGCTCATCCACGGTATGGCAGGCAGCGCCGAGACCTGGCGGGCGATATTGCCCCAGCTGGCCAAAAAATACCGCGTGATCGCGCCCGACCTGCTGGGTCATGGCCAGTCGTCCAAGCCGCGGACCGACTATTCGCTGGGTGCCTTCGCCGTCGGTCTGCGCGATCTGCTCGATGAACTCGGGGTGGGTTCGGCCACCGTGGTGGGTCATTCGCTGGGCGGTGGTGTCGCGATGCAGTTCCTCTACCAGCACCCCGAGTACTGTCGCCGGCTCGTGCTCATCGGCAGCGGTGGGCTCGGCCCCGATGTGGGCTGGATCCTGCGACTGCTGGCGGCACCGGGTGCCGAGCTCATGATGCCGGTGATCGCGCCCCCGCCGGTTCTGCGTGCCGGCAACGCGGTGCGCTCCTGGTTGACATCGGTGGGTCTGCGGTCACCCCGGGGAGCCGAGATCTGGAATGCCTATTCGTCCTTCGCCGACAGCGAGACGCGGGAGGCGTTCCTGCGCACATTGCGATCGGTGGTGGACTATCGCGGTCAGTCGGTGAGCGCACTGAACCGGTTGAACCTGCGCGAGGAACTTCCGGTGTTGGCGATCTGGGGAGAAGACGACAACATCATCCCGGTCGACCATGCGTACTCCGCGCTACAGGCCCGTCCGGACTGCCGCCTCGAAATCCTTCCGGGGATAGGACATTTCGCCCAGGTAGAGGCGCCGTTCGAGGTGATCGAGCTGATCGACGAATTCATCTCGACCACGGAACCCGACGATCCCGCGCGAAACTGA
- a CDS encoding EAL domain-containing protein: MIAALTASVDPESLLSRIAEQVCIFNPKADGAAVGMLTPNGSFVFASAHGLSAPALGTVVPAVGSFQELALSTRQPQLSPNVAEDYRLPEQTRRLAVEMGIGSWAVIPLFHQHRAVGALSVVAAGNDVFDAADIAGLTSVSSFISALIGAQAEMAVLLRDMFDEGIGTLHDSSARFAGSLLMPKETLDEGAHAELDSLLEHPRICPVFQPIVDLKSGTTVGYEGLSRFPADVTQRSTADWFAIARGLGRSLSIEAAALHAILRAARAIPQSYIISVNLSPETAVDASLQQCLMSSDRRLMLELTEHAPYPPNTFEGLQPLRKSGILLAIDDAGAGYASLTQLLRIRPDVIKIDAELVTGLESDPARRALVSAVAVLARELNALTVAEGIENCRQLQILGDLDIRLGQGYHLGRPADVTELQF; this comes from the coding sequence CTGATTGCCGCGCTGACCGCATCGGTCGACCCGGAGTCACTGCTATCCCGGATCGCCGAGCAGGTCTGCATATTCAATCCGAAAGCCGACGGCGCGGCGGTGGGCATGCTGACCCCCAACGGATCCTTCGTGTTCGCCTCCGCGCACGGGCTCAGCGCGCCGGCACTGGGAACCGTGGTGCCGGCAGTCGGGTCCTTCCAGGAACTCGCGCTGTCGACCAGGCAGCCACAGCTGAGCCCGAACGTTGCGGAAGATTATCGGCTACCGGAACAGACGCGTCGGCTCGCCGTCGAGATGGGCATCGGGTCCTGGGCGGTGATTCCGCTCTTCCACCAGCACCGGGCGGTCGGCGCGCTCTCGGTGGTGGCAGCCGGCAACGATGTGTTCGACGCGGCGGATATCGCCGGGCTCACCTCCGTGAGCAGTTTCATCTCAGCTCTCATCGGCGCGCAGGCCGAGATGGCCGTGCTTCTGCGCGACATGTTCGATGAGGGCATCGGAACGCTGCATGATTCGTCGGCGCGGTTTGCGGGATCACTGCTGATGCCCAAGGAAACCCTCGACGAGGGCGCGCACGCCGAACTGGACAGCCTGCTCGAGCACCCGCGGATCTGTCCGGTGTTCCAGCCGATCGTCGATCTGAAATCCGGTACCACCGTCGGCTACGAGGGCCTCTCCCGCTTCCCGGCGGACGTCACGCAGCGCAGCACTGCAGACTGGTTCGCCATTGCCAGGGGACTCGGCCGCAGCCTGTCCATCGAGGCAGCTGCTCTACACGCCATTCTGCGCGCGGCGAGGGCAATCCCGCAGTCCTACATCATCTCGGTCAATCTCAGCCCCGAGACTGCCGTCGATGCCAGCCTGCAGCAGTGTCTGATGTCCTCGGATCGCCGCCTGATGCTCGAGCTCACCGAGCACGCGCCCTATCCGCCCAACACCTTCGAGGGGCTGCAGCCGCTGCGCAAGTCCGGCATTCTGCTGGCGATCGACGATGCCGGCGCGGGCTATGCCAGCCTCACCCAACTACTACGCATCCGGCCCGATGTCATCAAGATCGACGCCGAACTGGTCACCGGTCTGGAGTCCGATCCGGCCAGGCGCGCACTGGTGTCCGCGGTGGCGGTGCTGGCACGCGAACTGAACGCGCTGACGGTCGCGGAGGGCATCGAAAACTGCCGCCAGTTGCAGATCCTCGGCGATCTGGACATCCGGTTGGGGCAGGGTTATCACCTGGGGCGTCCCGCCGATGTCACCGAGCTGCAATTCTGA
- a CDS encoding heme-binding protein, producing MSRLCKGILVAGIGFVAAVTSLAGPGVANAEPPPNCTVADIAGVAGGVNFAMSAYLFTHADVNAELSSLEGLPQEQTVERARAYLEAHPQVAADLRGIRAPLTELRTRCNVSLPMQHDVLG from the coding sequence ATGTCAAGGCTGTGCAAAGGCATTCTCGTAGCAGGAATCGGCTTCGTGGCGGCGGTGACCAGCCTGGCCGGTCCGGGGGTGGCCAATGCCGAGCCGCCACCGAACTGCACCGTGGCCGATATCGCAGGCGTGGCCGGTGGAGTCAACTTCGCCATGTCGGCCTACCTGTTCACCCACGCCGACGTCAACGCGGAGCTGTCCAGCTTGGAAGGGTTACCCCAGGAGCAGACCGTCGAGCGGGCCCGCGCGTACCTGGAGGCGCACCCGCAGGTGGCCGCGGACCTGCGGGGTATCCGCGCGCCGTTGACCGAGCTGCGGACACGCTGCAACGTGTCGCTGCCCATGCAGCATGACGTCCTGGGCTGA
- a CDS encoding RNA-binding protein produces the protein MIGKIARAAVLAAITVGGLGIVGAPISGATVCGSVGGFHVNVSGCTDPLGYLDSALPPPPPPPPPPGAPPPPPPPVYVPPPPAPDVSVCANFGRRVSVSGCV, from the coding sequence ATGATCGGCAAAATCGCGCGGGCGGCCGTTCTGGCAGCGATCACCGTTGGCGGGCTCGGCATCGTCGGAGCGCCGATCTCGGGGGCGACGGTGTGCGGCTCGGTGGGCGGGTTCCACGTCAACGTGTCGGGGTGTACCGATCCGCTGGGATACCTCGACAGCGCCCTGCCGCCACCCCCGCCGCCGCCCCCTCCACCGGGTGCGCCGCCACCCCCTCCGCCGCCGGTCTACGTGCCGCCGCCGCCCGCGCCGGATGTCAGCGTGTGCGCAAACTTCGGCAGGCGGGTCAGCGTCAGCGGGTGCGTCTGA
- a CDS encoding metallophosphoesterase, protein MFIIILCAVLGLTHLYVWKRLIKDTTGPGRARTVLTAVFLALAAVLVMALLVPRLTGLDESAWFAWPGYLWFALVGYLLLTLLLLEPIRLVLRGWVRRGENARPGEPTEAGTTADITPPSGALNRRVFLTRTSAAAAGVAATGLVGYGVATALGPPNVLQVPIKLNRLNAAFNGFRIAVVSDIHLGPLLGRSHTERIVEMINAADADLVAIVGDLVDGTVEKLGHAAEPLQDLVSREGSFFVTGNHEYFVPDTMPWLRELDRLGVTPLRNENTMIRRGGAALHIAGVNDLAGDEHGDPPDYDRALAGIDGRHPTVLLAHQPVMVEQAAARGVDLQLSGHTHGGQTWPFQYIVEAVQPSLAGLSTHQETQLYVSRGAGFWGPPVRVGAPPDISVLTLDAGR, encoded by the coding sequence ATGTTCATCATCATCTTGTGTGCGGTGCTCGGATTGACCCACCTTTACGTGTGGAAGCGACTGATCAAGGACACCACCGGGCCGGGACGTGCTCGCACGGTGCTGACAGCCGTCTTCCTGGCCCTGGCCGCGGTGTTGGTGATGGCCCTGCTGGTGCCGCGGCTGACCGGGCTGGACGAATCGGCATGGTTCGCCTGGCCGGGATATCTCTGGTTCGCCCTGGTCGGCTATCTGCTTCTGACACTGCTGTTGCTGGAACCGATCCGATTGGTGTTGCGGGGATGGGTGCGGCGGGGCGAGAACGCCAGGCCCGGTGAGCCCACCGAAGCAGGGACCACCGCCGACATCACGCCGCCTTCCGGTGCACTCAACCGGCGGGTGTTCCTGACCAGGACCAGCGCCGCGGCGGCAGGCGTGGCGGCAACCGGGTTGGTGGGCTACGGAGTGGCCACCGCGCTCGGCCCGCCGAATGTCTTGCAGGTGCCGATCAAACTGAACCGATTGAACGCGGCGTTCAACGGTTTTCGCATCGCGGTGGTTTCCGATATTCACCTTGGGCCGTTGTTGGGACGCAGCCACACCGAGCGCATCGTGGAGATGATCAATGCGGCCGATGCCGATCTGGTCGCGATCGTCGGCGATCTGGTCGACGGCACGGTCGAGAAGCTCGGCCATGCAGCTGAGCCGCTCCAAGATCTGGTATCCCGCGAGGGTTCGTTTTTCGTCACCGGCAACCACGAGTATTTCGTCCCCGACACGATGCCGTGGCTGCGCGAGCTGGATCGCCTCGGCGTCACCCCGCTGCGTAATGAGAACACCATGATCCGCCGCGGCGGCGCCGCACTGCACATCGCCGGGGTCAACGACCTCGCCGGCGACGAGCACGGCGACCCACCCGACTATGACCGGGCACTGGCAGGTATCGACGGACGACACCCGACGGTGCTCCTGGCACATCAGCCCGTCATGGTCGAGCAGGCCGCTGCGCGCGGCGTCGACCTACAACTGTCCGGTCACACCCACGGCGGACAGACCTGGCCGTTCCAGTACATCGTCGAGGCGGTGCAACCATCCCTGGCCGGATTGTCGACCCACCAGGAAACCCAGCTGTACGTGTCTCGCGGTGCCGGGTTCTGGGGTCCGCCGGTACGTGTCGGCGCCCCGCCGGACATCTCGGTGCTGACGCTCGACGCCGGCCGCTAG
- a CDS encoding FAD/NAD(P)-binding oxidoreductase, which produces MRQGSSFEVVIIGGGNAGVSAAAHLIRRGVHNIAIVEPQSVHTYRPLLSYVGAGQATKRAAERMQRSVTPRGCTWVQDAAAAIEPEDRTVTCVSGTTLHYEHLILATGLEVDDEELPGAVAAMEADSVASNYLNRAEKTWQLVESMPAYGHAVFTVPRAPVSCTGTTLKPLLLAAAHWRRIGRPVRITLVIDRAGLLGVAGLDLRLGSRLQQLGVETMLSSTVTGLDPDAGEIEIDDADRNRRRIGYDMLHLVPPFRGPRWLAGAGMTDSSAHGLIDTDPMTLRHRVHDNVWAAGDAATVETDPSGGALRRQIAVLAENLLAVRRGEPMTSVYDGYTVAPIATDTHRLIAAEFDRTGAPASSQPSFLDPFVPRRIAWAFDRYVLPQMYWRAILKGRL; this is translated from the coding sequence ATGCGCCAGGGTTCTTCGTTCGAGGTGGTCATCATCGGCGGGGGCAACGCCGGTGTCAGCGCCGCCGCCCACCTCATCCGCCGCGGTGTGCACAACATCGCGATCGTCGAACCACAATCCGTGCACACCTACCGTCCGCTGCTGTCCTATGTCGGAGCGGGCCAGGCAACCAAGCGGGCGGCCGAACGCATGCAGCGGTCGGTGACCCCGCGCGGGTGCACCTGGGTCCAGGACGCGGCTGCTGCCATCGAACCTGAAGACCGCACCGTCACCTGCGTCAGTGGCACCACGTTGCACTATGAACACCTGATACTGGCGACCGGTCTGGAGGTCGACGACGAGGAATTGCCCGGAGCGGTCGCGGCGATGGAGGCCGACTCCGTCGCCAGCAACTATCTCAACCGTGCCGAAAAGACATGGCAACTGGTCGAATCCATGCCCGCATACGGGCACGCGGTGTTCACCGTGCCGCGAGCTCCGGTCAGTTGCACGGGCACGACGCTCAAGCCGTTGTTGCTTGCCGCCGCCCATTGGCGACGGATCGGACGTCCCGTGCGGATCACGTTGGTGATCGACCGGGCGGGTCTGCTCGGCGTCGCAGGACTCGACCTCCGCCTGGGCAGCCGGTTACAGCAACTCGGAGTCGAGACGATGCTCTCGAGCACCGTCACCGGACTGGACCCCGACGCCGGCGAGATCGAGATCGACGACGCCGACAGGAACCGACGTCGGATCGGCTACGACATGCTGCACCTCGTTCCGCCATTCCGCGGTCCGCGGTGGCTGGCCGGCGCCGGTATGACCGACAGTTCCGCGCACGGCTTGATCGACACCGACCCGATGACCCTTCGCCATCGGGTCCACGACAACGTTTGGGCCGCAGGCGATGCGGCGACCGTCGAAACCGATCCGTCAGGCGGGGCACTGCGACGCCAGATCGCGGTGTTGGCGGAAAATCTGCTCGCCGTTCGCCGCGGCGAGCCCATGACATCGGTGTACGACGGCTACACCGTCGCACCGATCGCCACCGACACCCACCGGCTGATCGCCGCCGAGTTCGACCGCACCGGAGCGCCGGCATCCTCGCAACCGTCGTTCCTGGATCCGTTCGTACCGCGGCGCATCGCGTGGGCCTTCGACAGATATGTTCTGCCCCAGATGTACTGGCGCGCCATCTTGAAAGGCCGATTGTGA